CAATTATGAAAGTATGTATTATAAGTATTCTAGGCAGGCCAAATGTTGGTAAATCATCTTTATTAAATAAGATTATTAAATACGATTTGGCTATTGTCTCAAATGTGCCACAAACAACTAGAGACCAAATTATGGGTGTTTATACTGAAGATGGATATCAGTTTGTTTTTGTTGACACTCCGGGGATTCATAAACCATTAAATCTTTTGGGCGAATCACTAAACAAAGAGGCATTTAGCTCTCTTAAAGATATTGACTGTGTTCTATTCTTAAGTCCAGTAAATGAAGATATAAAATCAGGCGACAAGCTCATTTTAGAAAGAATTACTAATGCAAAAAATAAAATAGCTGTTATCTCTAAAATTGATTTAGCTAAATCGCCTGATGAAATTGCTAAGAAAATTGATGGCTTAAAAGAGTATGGTTTTAACAAAATTATTTCAGTTTCAAATAAAAACGATAAGTCAGTTGACTCGCTAATTGAAATATTAAAAGAATATGCATATAATGCGCCGCCATTTTATGACGAAGATTATATTACAGATAAATCTATGCGATTTATGGCCAAAGAATATATTCGCGAAAGTGCAATAAATCTTTTAACTGATGAACTGCCACATTCAATAGCTGTTGAAGTACAAGATTTTATCGAAGAAGATGACAGAATAACTATTAATGCCATTATTTATGTCAAAAAAGATTCTCAAAAAGGCATCTTAATCGGCAAAGGTGCATCAATGATTAAGAAAATTGGCACAAATGCCAGAATGAAAATGAGCCATCAGTTTGATACAAAAGTGACACTAAATTTAAAAGTCAAAGTTTCTAACAAATGAATCAATGACAAAAGTGCACTCAAAAAATTTGGCTATAATTAATATATAGTGATCTTTTTAAGAAGAAGGAATTATTATGAATAGACAATTGTTAGACAGAATATTTGCTGAAAAAAACATAGATTGCATAGTGTCATCAGCACCACAAACTAGACTATGGTATTCAAATGTCCAAACTACTGATGGTTACATTATTATTGAAAAAGATAAGGCATATTTATTTGTTGATAGTAGATATATTGAATACTGCGAAAAGTATGCTCAAAATGTTGAAGTGCGTTTATTAGCTGGTAAATCATTGAAGGAATTCTTTGACCAAAAAGCCTATAAAAAAGTCGCATTTGAAAAAGACTACATCGTTTATGATGAATTTGATAAATTGCATAAACTAATTAATCCTAAAACTGTTGCCTTTATTAAGGGACAAGAATTAAGAATTAAAAAGAGTGAGGCAGAAATAAAGGCTATGGAAGAAGTAATAAGCATTTCATTGAAAGCTTATGAAAAATTAGTTGAATGAATTATTCCAGGAATGACTGAAAAACAAATTGCAACAAAACTAAACCACTTAATGAAAACATATGGTGCTCAAAAAGAAAGTTTTGATGAAATTGTTGCTTCTGGA
This sequence is a window from Mycoplasmopsis agalactiae PG2. Protein-coding genes within it:
- a CDS encoding aminopeptidase P family protein; this translates as MNRQLLDRIFAEKNIDCIVSSAPQTRLWYSNVQTTDGYIIIEKDKAYLFVDSRYIEYCEKYAQNVEVRLLAGKSLKEFFDQKAYKKVAFEKDYIVYDEFDKLHKLINPKTVAFIKGQELRIKKSEAEIKAMEEVISISLKAYEKLVEWIIPGMTEKQIATKLNHLMKTYGAQKESFDEIVASGPNSAEPHHHPTDRRIKSGELLKIDFGALYNGFCADITRTFILGRQNISDKPEQEKILEIVKEAARLGREAVKPGVKASDIDKICRDYIQKQGYGSYFVHSTGHGLGIDVHELPNVSSHSDYVLEEGMIITVEPGIYIPGLGGARIEDDVLVTADGHRVLTRPEEEAM
- the era gene encoding GTPase Era, whose product is MKVCIISILGRPNVGKSSLLNKIIKYDLAIVSNVPQTTRDQIMGVYTEDGYQFVFVDTPGIHKPLNLLGESLNKEAFSSLKDIDCVLFLSPVNEDIKSGDKLILERITNAKNKIAVISKIDLAKSPDEIAKKIDGLKEYGFNKIISVSNKNDKSVDSLIEILKEYAYNAPPFYDEDYITDKSMRFMAKEYIRESAINLLTDELPHSIAVEVQDFIEEDDRITINAIIYVKKDSQKGILIGKGASMIKKIGTNARMKMSHQFDTKVTLNLKVKVSNKWINDKSALKKFGYN